The following proteins come from a genomic window of Miscanthus floridulus cultivar M001 chromosome 2, ASM1932011v1, whole genome shotgun sequence:
- the LOC136539587 gene encoding zinc finger protein 36-like: MAAGFEALLDPTALSLALPTPEPGPGLKLNKEDYLAICLAALAGTRGSGLSKAAAAGFGFARHQEGVGQVHGNSKQQWCSLPPAPAHEEELRFRCAVCGKAFASYQALGGHKSSHRKPPTQEQYAAALAAAAVSAPDSDETTTSSSGGTGGPHRCTICRRGFATGQALGGHKRCHYWDATSSVSVSLSASASGSSGVTVRNFDLNLMPVPENAGVKRWVEEEEVQSPLPIKKRRILD; the protein is encoded by the coding sequence ATGGCCGCCGGTTTCGAAGCTCTTCTTGACCCCACCGCGCTCTCCCTCGCGCTGCCGACGCCGGAGCCGGGCCCGGGGCTCAAACTCAACAAGGAGGACTACCTCGCCATCTGCCTCGCCGCGCTCGCCGGCACCCGAGGAAGCGGCCTCAGCAAGGCCGCCGCCGCTGGGTTCGGGTTCGCGCGGCACCAGGAGGGAGTCGGGCAGGTACACGGCAATAGTAAGCAGCAGTGGTGCTCACTGCCGCCGGCCCCCGCGCACGAGGAGGAGCTCCGGTTCCGGTGCGCGGTGTGCGGGAAGGCCTTCGCGTCCTACCAGGCGCTCGGCGGCCACAAGTCCAGCCACCGCAAGCCGCCCACGCAGGAGCAGTACGCCGCTGCTCTTGCGGCCGCGGCGGTTTCCGCGCCCGACTCCGATGAAACGACGACGTCGTCCTCGGGAGGTACCGGTGGGCCGCACCGGTGCACCATCTGCCGGAGGGGGTTCGCCACGGGCCAGGCGCTCGGCGGGCACAAGCGCTGCCACTACTGGGACGCCACGTCGTCGGTGTCCGTCTCcctgtcggcgtcggcgtcggggtCATCGGGCGTCACCGTCAGGAACTTTGACCTCAACCTGATGCCTGTGCCGGAGAACGCCGGGGTGAAGAGATGggtcgaggaggaggaggtgcagaGTCCACTGCCGATCAAGAAGCGCAGGATCTTGGATTAA
- the LOC136539590 gene encoding zinc finger protein 36-like, whose amino-acid sequence MVAGLEDLVTDSTALSLALPAPAALALSKEDYLAIFLAALAGTRKFGLGGGREREREQEQRQTTNKWCPIHSPAQQELRFQCAVCGKAFASYQALGGHKSSHRKPPTPEQYAATLATPASGGDFDETTASSGSAGGGAASGGPHRCTICRRGFATGQALGGHKRCHYWDGMSASVSASAGTGSSGVTVRNFDLNLTPLPENNNAGIRRWAEEEEVQSPLPIKKRRMSD is encoded by the coding sequence ATGGTTGCCGGCCTGGAAGATCTCGTTACTGACTCGACCGCGCTCTCCCTTGCGCTCCCGGCGCCGGCGGCACTGGCGCTCAGCAAGGAGGACTACCTCGCCATCTTCCTCGCCGCGCTCGCCGGCACCCGCAAGTTTGGGCTCGGTGGCGGTCGCGAGCGGGAGCGGGAGCAGGAGCAGCGCCAGACGACCAACAAGTGGTGCCCGATCCACTCACCTGCGCAGCAGGAGCTCCGGTTCCAGTGCGCGGTGTGCGGAAAGGCCTTCGCGTCCTACCAGGCGCTCGGCGGCCACAAGTCCAGCCACCGCAAGCCGCCCACGCCGGAGCAGTACGCCGCTACTCTTGCCACACCGGCGTCCGGGGGTGACTTCGAcgagacgacggcgtcgtcgGGATCGGCAGGAGGAGGGGCGGCTAGCGGTGGGCCGCACCGGTGCACCATCTGCCGGAGGGGGTTCGCCACGGGCCAGGCGCTCGGCGGCCACAAGCGCTGCCACTACTGGGACGGCATGTCCGCGTCCGTCTCGGCGTCCGCCGGGACGGGGTCGTCGGGCGTCACCGTCAGGAACTTTGACCTTAACCTGACGCCACTGCCGGAGAATAATAACGCCGGGATTAGGAGGTGGGCCGAGGAAGAGGAGGTGCAGAGTCCATTGCCCATCAAGAAGCGCAGGATGTCGGATTGA